The following nucleotide sequence is from Trifolium pratense cultivar HEN17-A07 linkage group LG2, ARS_RC_1.1, whole genome shotgun sequence.
ACTCAGCAGCAGGAGCCATACAATATTTACCCTGGTGGGTCTATACTATCTTAATGGACTACTCATATTGTTTCAACACATTGTTATCGTATTCTGTACTAAATATATCATACATGCCATATATTAtacaatcataaaaaaaactatatgaaAGTTTATCCTCAAGGTCTATATATAGGCTAACTTATCCAATAGAGCCAATCTTAATAGCTAACAAACCGGCTTAATGATCAAgtaattattttctttcattctttgtttagtatattttattgttctttGCTGGCTATATTcaagatttatttaaatttatcttGTCGTGTTCGTTacaatttttgttcattttaatgtAGGTTACACAATTCAAGACAAATGAGAAATTGATTTGTATGGAGAGTCGCTTTTAGCTATGGAGGAGAAATAGATTCTTAGTTATAGATAGTATATTGTTGTTTTGAGAATTTGGTTGTAAATTCTTAATTTCAGGAACAATATTAAATACTAGTgatgtttttgtatttttgtgaTGATATACGTGATACTTATGGAttcgattaaaaaaatattttatatataaaatttttattttgctgaATATAATAAATGTATTATAATAGCATTTATGAGGAAATTTCAATTACATCATAAATTAGGGAGGGAGTTTCAAATATGTCACAAATATTAGTTGTCACAATTATTAGCGAGGGAATATGAAATCTATCATAAATTAGGGAGGGAATATGAAATCTGTAACTAATTAGTGAGGGAAATGAATTTCATCACTATTTAGCGAGGGAACTGCATTCCATCACTAATTAGCTACGGAATTTAAAGAACAAATGTTGTACTTTTAGTCAGTCATAAGTGACGGATCTATTATCTTTGTGACGACTTTTTCCGTCGCCAATTGTGACGGATGATGAATTCCCTCACTAAATGTTTGCGACGTTGAAATTGTTTACGGATTTCGTGTCGTCGCAAATTCCGTCGCTAAAATTGTTTGTGACGGATATTTAACGATTAGCGACGGATTCCTTCCCtctctaaatttaatttttctagtagtgtataaatcttatatattagttggtccattttaatttaataatttttcattttagttagttggtcccttttaagaagttatatattgataattaaaattaaaatgatttaattaaagataattaaaattaaaatgatttaatcaaagaagatgatgaaaaggttttttaatagagattgtaaacttgataatttgatatattgataattaattaaaggagatgatgaaaatgttttttaatagagattgtaaacttttcttgtagagtgccacatcatcaaaatacttgattgtgagcaactcaacattccttttacttgtaaaagatattaatattgttattaaGCCCCCATGAGTCATGACTATCTCTACTATCCACTCACCACAAATTTATCTTcttatttttcaactttttgCTATTTCAACTCCTTAAttttcacacactttctctcTTAACTTTACCCTTCTTCTCTCTTAATTCACCGAGTCATCAACTTTTTCTTGCCCAAtcattttttgtctttttctctTGCTTTTACTTTTCTTGGATGGTGAGAGATAATGACTCACTTAAAGTCTTTTTTGTCATTATCTAATACAAGTCATTATCTAATATTAGTTCTTGcttttaataattaaatcttattattattattaatagttctcGTTTCTCGTAATATTAGAATCAAAATATGTCATTAAAGGGTATACAAGtcatttttttaagatgatGAGAGATggtgaatgataaaaaaaatggattttgataaaaattattgaaaataaatgaattttgataaaaaaatgattgttttactaaaataatttttgaaaaaatataaaacaaacacaaataagataaaaaatagttttttttttttttgaaaaaaataaattattttgaagaaaaatctgaaacaaacggTCCTATATCGGAGCTAGCTCCACGAAATTGGATTCACAACCATGGACAAAGTCACACATTCAAGGAATTGGACACCTTTGGATCAAGATCTGACCATtaataaaaagatgatttttattttacaatttaaaatattcaacttaaatttaaatcttttaattttGATCGAAACTTAGAATGCGTGGTTGCCCCTGCCCGACACTAGAATACACGGTCCTAGTGTTCAACCAGCTGTTTATGAAAGTGATGGactaatattataatattataatcatGCAAGTTGATCCAAAGGAGTATGAAATActccatcccaaaataaatgacctatttTTGACTTTGTGTACTATTTATATgatctattttaattatatttattgacGACTAAAGTCGTACATTGACAAACGTGACAGTAATCAAgtaggtcatttattttgagacggagggactATATTAAGTCAACTAGTCAAGCACCCTAACACGACTGAGTCAAACTAAATGAGATATATGAAATGGATTTAATGGAGTGACTGTTTATTCTCATCTTTAGTATTTCTATTCCTTCACAAAATTTGGTTGAACTGAGTGAATATTGCTAGAGATCTGAAATGTCTGAAAATGGTAAAAAAGTGGCAATAGGAATTGACCTTGGCACAACTTATTCATGTGTTGCAGTGTGTATGAATGATAAGGTAGAGATTATAGTGAATGATCAAGGGAACAGAATAACACCTTCTTATGTTGCTTTCACTGACTCTCAAAGGATGATTGGTGATTCTGCTTTCAATATGGCTGTTTGCAACCCGACCAACACTGTCTATGGTAAATCCTTCTAAACTTTGTTATTCTACATACTCTCTcggtctcaaaatataagaacaGGTTGACTAGTGCACGTATACCAATgcataatttgatattttgaaaatatttgtcGAAACAAAtcgaacaagatcttatatcataatatttacatttatatatttttagaaaaatatggtcaaaacaagacatatgaatagtGTATTTTGTTAAATGAgatcttataaaatgagacTAATGGAGTATAAACTCTCTccaatttcatatatatatatatatatatatatatatatagggatttgctaatgcacacccacTCAAAACAACAAATATGAGATTTAGTAACATTTTGTTACTATTTAGATTTAGTAACATTTGAACACATGTTGCATAAAGCCCATGTTACTAAAGATGTTTAGTAACACTTGAAAGTTTTGTTAGTAACATCTAAAAAATGTTGCCTATTTAGTAGCTAATTCGTAGCCAATTTATAGCAAATGAGTTTAGCTAAAACTTGAGCATGAATTGAGTGGCCAATTAGCCATGAAATAATTTCGTAGCTAATTTATAGTTAACCTTAAACCGAAATTATTTCATGGCTAATTGGAAgggttagagagagagagagagagagagagagagagagagagagagagataaccAACAATAAAAGACAAAGGAAAATGAAAACCTTAATCTTCTTGGTGACAGAAGAGCTAGGTGATGGAGTATCATCTGAGCTTAGATATATATTGCAAATCAGTGCAGAAAATGGTTCAAATCTTCAACCCTTTTAAACataatttaacaacaaaaacataaaagtcATAAGCAATCATATAAATATGTAACCCTTATCAATTTGAACACATAGGACAAGTTATTAGCATCAAACCTTCAACCAAATGAAGCCTTAAAGTAAGCCACATGTGAAACCAGTTAAGCTACTATCTCAAACAAGAATGTATTACTAAAGTAATCTTTATTCTCAGTTATTGTTGAGCAGCCTCAATTGAACTAACCTAAGTCTGCGAATGCAACCATATATCCATGAACATGAGATAATAAAAGTTCAATTCTCAAGTTTAGACATTAGCAGCATGAGAGTATGATCAAGTTGCTCTAAGTTGCTTTTCATCTAGTGCTTACTATGTCCAATAGCTTCTCCACATCTAGTATTCAAGCTTAATATGATTTCAATTATGACCACCAAACCATGGTGTTTTACCACTCGTGATGTTACTTTATGAACAATATTGATAAATGAAGGAACCTATAATGTAATCAAGCCTATTGTGATTTAAATCATGACCACCTAACTAGTGAGTGCTATGCTACAAGTGTAATGGTAAAAGTGAAGTACCACCAATTATAGAAGCTCTCAAATTCCCCTTCCATTTTCTGTGTTGGTGTCAAATTGATCAGCAATAAAAGCAATGTTGCAAGGCTACAAAGCTGCAGACTGATAAACATCAAGCTCTTCAAACTCCTGATTTGTAGAGACCCTGAAATTAAACAACTCTTTCTTGGTCAAAAACGTCGTTATGCAGTATATTCTGAATAATTAAGAAGCAACTATGAAGCTCGGTACCATCGAGTAATCACATGTTCAGTCAAGAAATTTAACACACAAAACTTTTCAGGGAAAAGCTATGCTAATCAAAATTTTATGATCATTTAGTTGTCCTGAAAATCAAGTTGTTAATAATGCAAAGAAGAAACAATGTATGTAAAAATACAGTTTCATTGTGAATGTAAAAACAAGCCATGAACCTTCAACCTCTGTTTCAGCGTTATCATCTTCCTTTGCAAATCAAGGGACAAAATTGCATGACTCTTTAGAAAATTGCAAATCAAGTAGTTACAGGGTGTCATCATCAAGAGatgaatttttgaaaaattggtAGAGAGCTGgtaaaaaatggttttagtcatttttatataattgGATTAATTCATAAGCAAAGAAATGATTAGTTCATGAAATGATTCAACAATATTTTCTCATCGTGTAGTACACaactcttttttgttttgtagatgCAAAGAGGCTAATTGGTAGGAAATTTTCTGACCCAATAGTTCAGAGTGATATGAAATTATGGCCATTTAAAGTAATTGGCGGCATCGATGACAAACCCATGATTGTTGTCAATTACaacgaagaagaaaaacaatttgCTGCCGAGGAAATCTCGTCCATGGTATTGTCAAAAATGTGTGAGATAGCAGAAGCTTACCTTGGATCAAAAGTGAAGGATGTTGTTATAACAGTTCCTGCATATTTTGATAACTCACAACGTCAAGCTACTAGAGATGCAGGTGAAATTGCAGGCCTCAATGTTATGCGAATAATCAACGAGCCTACTGCAGCAGCAATTGCAtatggccttggcatgaaaccatttaatcaaGGACGAAAGCATGTTTTCATTTTTGATTTAGGTGGTGGTACTTTGGACGTGTCTATTGTCACATTTGAGAAAGATGATATCAAAGTTAAGGCCCATGCCGGAGACACTCACCTCGGAGGACAGGACTTTGATAATACAATGGTGAACCATTTTGTGAAGGAGTTCTTGAGGAAGCATAAAATTGATATTAGTAGAGACCCAAGAGCTCTTAGGCGGTTGAAGTCGGCTTGTGAGAAAGCAAAGAGGATACTTTCTTCCAATACTGACACTACCGTTGAGATAGAATGTTTAAATCAAGGTATAGATTTTTACTCACCAATTAGTCGCGCAAAGTTTGAGGAACTCAACAAGAATCACTTCAACAAGTGCATGGAGATTGTAGAAAAGTGTCTAATAGATAGCGGTGTGGAGAAGAGTAGCATTGATGATGTTGTCTTAGTCGGTGGCTCTACAAGGATTGTAAAACTGCAACAACTATTGAGTGATGTCTTTGAAGGCAAGGAATTATGCAAAAGAATCAATGCCGATGAGGCGGTTGCATATGGTGCTGCAGTCCAAGCATCTATATTGAGTGGGGAATTCAATGAAAAAGTTCAAGTTTTGATGGAAGTTATTCCTTTGTCCCTTGGATTGGAAACACATGGGGGGATCATGAGAATAATAATTCCTAGGAATACCATGATTCCTACAAACAAGGAACATATATTCACTACACATTTCAACAACCAAACCAATATTCTAATTCATGTTTATGAGGGTGAGAGGCAAGCAACTAGAGACAACAACTTGCTAGGAAAATTTGTGTTGGAAATTCCTCCAGCTCCGGCAGGTCTTCCTCAAATCAAGATTAGCTTCCAAATTGATGATGATGGCATCTTACACGTCTCTACCTCGGAAAAATTGTCCGGGGTTAACAAGAAGGTTAAAATAATAAGTGACAATGGAAGACTTTCAAAGGAGGAAATTGAGAGGATGATCAAAGAAGCTGAGAAGTACAAAGATGAAGACAAGAGTTATAGAATGAAGGTGGAAGCAAGAAATGCATTGGAGAAGTATGCATACAACATAAGTAATGCCATAAATGACAGGGAGATTAGCTCAAAGCTTTCCGAAGAAGACAAGAAAGCGAtcaatgaagtaattgacttggTCTTAATGTGGCTAGATGTCAATGTGATTGCAGAACAACATGATTTTGAATATTATAGAAGCCTTCTTTCAAACGTGTTTGATCCAATTATTGTGAAGATGGTAAGCGACGAGGGGGATAGCTTGCAACTCGGTACTGTTGTTGGTTATGCAGTTGATAATAAAAAGAAACGATGGCCATCTATATTAGCAAAATATGCTTTTGAGATAGGGTATTCTGCTGCAACAAACAGCTTGGTTAACACAGCTTCTTCTGTAATTGttgagatttttaaaaatatgtagTTAAAACTTCTTGCAAATTGTATTGGCAAATACATATTTAAGGTGGTGACAGTGTCAACTATAAGATAAATTGTTGGATATGATTATAGATGTATAATATCCTTATTAATTAGTTGTTAACAATGATAT
It contains:
- the LOC123908282 gene encoding heat shock 70 kDa protein 18-like; the protein is MSENGKKVAIGIDLGTTYSCVAVCMNDKVEIIVNDQGNRITPSYVAFTDSQRMIGDSAFNMAVCNPTNTVYDAKRLIGRKFSDPIVQSDMKLWPFKVIGGIDDKPMIVVNYNEEEKQFAAEEISSMVLSKMCEIAEAYLGSKVKDVVITVPAYFDNSQRQATRDAGEIAGLNVMRIINEPTAAAIAYGLGMKPFNQGRKHVFIFDLGGGTLDVSIVTFEKDDIKVKAHAGDTHLGGQDFDNTMVNHFVKEFLRKHKIDISRDPRALRRLKSACEKAKRILSSNTDTTVEIECLNQGIDFYSPISRAKFEELNKNHFNKCMEIVEKCLIDSGVEKSSIDDVVLVGGSTRIVKLQQLLSDVFEGKELCKRINADEAVAYGAAVQASILSGEFNEKVQVLMEVIPLSLGLETHGGIMRIIIPRNTMIPTNKEHIFTTHFNNQTNILIHVYEGERQATRDNNLLGKFVLEIPPAPAGLPQIKISFQIDDDGILHVSTSEKLSGVNKKVKIISDNGRLSKEEIERMIKEAEKYKDEDKSYRMKVEARNALEKYAYNISNAINDREISSKLSEEDKKAINEVIDLVLMWLDVNVIAEQHDFEYYRSLLSNVFDPIIVKMVSDEGDSLQLGTVVGYAVDNKKKRWPSILAKYAFEIGYSAATNSLVNTASSVIVEIFKNM